One Ananas comosus cultivar F153 linkage group 1, ASM154086v1, whole genome shotgun sequence DNA window includes the following coding sequences:
- the LOC109719554 gene encoding zinc-finger homeodomain protein 11-like codes for MERERVVLGEVYKECMRNHAAKLGTYAADGCCEYTADEARPGSLSCAACGCHRNFHRKVFLDGHRRHDHQQQPAAAQTQAAEERRRRCPEGSKPRRARTKFTEEQKARMASFAERIGWKVPRRADGGIGGEEAGDDVTRFCLEIGVSRQVFKVWMHNHRSGGGGGRGGDGAASSSMSQTVASGGDEEAS; via the coding sequence atggaGCGAGAGAGAGTAGTGCTAGGAGAGGTGTACAAGGAATGCATGCGGAACCACGCCGCGAAGCTCGGCACCTACGCCGCCGACGGCTGCTGCGAGTACACCGCCGACGAGGCCCGCCCGGGCTCACTGAGCTGCGCGGCATGCGGCTGCCACCGCAACTTCCACCGCAAAGTGTTCTTGGACGGCCACCGCCGCCACGACCACCAGCAGCAGCCGGCTGCAGCGCAGACACAGGCGGCTGAGGAGCGTCGACGGCGGTGCCCCGAGGGGAGCAAGCCGCGGCGGGCGAGGACGAAGTTCACGGAGGAGCAGAAGGCCCGGATGGCGAGCTTCGCGGAGAGGATCGGGTGGAAGGTACCGAGGAGGGCCGACGGCGGCATTGGCGGCGAGGAGGCGGGCGACGACGTGACGAGGTTCTGCCTCGAGATCGGCGTCAGCCGGCAGGTGTTTAAGGTTTGGATGCACAACcaccgcagcggcggcggcggcggcagaggcGGCGATGGCGCGGCCTCATCGTCGATGAGTCAAACGGTGGCTTCCGGGGGCGATGAAGAGGCCAGTTAA